One window of Cohnella hashimotonis genomic DNA carries:
- a CDS encoding SDR family NAD(P)-dependent oxidoreductase translates to MNNDERENIALITGASAGIGLELTRKLLAENWQVAAVVRSGFPADDSNIREALRRGQLRAYQTADLADFAGLRRVLEEIKAKERRIDVLFNNAGGSFPELSYSAQGRERHYELMTVVPYIILMELTESLKNGHFKTVINTSSSAFKYTKALSIDMLERPKTFRKLLGPYATSKLALSLWTQEAAPRLLKDGIRVRSVDPGGNNTLRKGKQSGLPLVVKALMKLFFSPPTHGANRLYEGAFGEHRAETGVYLEKGSVKDLKHRDQARSVLERMNAIYEREFLAQG, encoded by the coding sequence ATGAATAACGACGAACGGGAAAATATTGCCCTGATCACGGGCGCAAGCGCGGGAATCGGCCTTGAATTAACGAGGAAGCTGCTGGCGGAAAACTGGCAGGTCGCGGCTGTCGTCCGCTCCGGCTTTCCCGCGGACGATTCGAACATCCGGGAAGCCTTGCGGCGCGGCCAGCTTCGCGCATACCAAACGGCGGACCTCGCCGATTTTGCCGGCTTGCGGCGGGTTCTGGAAGAGATCAAAGCCAAGGAACGGCGGATCGACGTGTTGTTCAACAATGCCGGCGGGTCCTTCCCCGAGCTCAGCTATTCGGCACAGGGACGGGAGCGGCATTATGAGCTGATGACCGTCGTGCCGTATATCATCCTGATGGAGCTTACGGAGAGCCTGAAGAACGGACATTTTAAAACGGTAATCAATACCTCGTCATCGGCGTTTAAGTACACGAAGGCGTTGAGCATCGATATGCTTGAACGTCCAAAAACCTTCCGCAAGCTGCTCGGCCCGTATGCCACCTCCAAGCTGGCGCTTTCGCTCTGGACGCAAGAGGCGGCCCCGCGGCTGCTGAAGGATGGCATCCGGGTTCGCAGCGTCGATCCGGGAGGCAACAATACGCTCCGAAAGGGGAAACAATCCGGGCTGCCCCTCGTCGTTAAAGCCCTCATGAAGCTGTTCTTTTCCCCGCCAACCCACGGCGCCAACCGCTTGTACGAAGGCGCGTTCGGGGAACATCGCGCGGAAACGGGCGTCTATTTGGAGAAAGGCAGCGTCAAGGACTTAAAGCACCGGGATCAAGCCAGAAGCGTGCTGGAAAGAATGAATGCGATTTATGAACGGGAGTTTCTCGCACAGGGGTGA
- a CDS encoding ankyrin repeat domain-containing protein: MNHLDQELLQAIKSVDYDKVKSIVESGVDLNAPSPGGTYLDWAWGGYREWDFEIVKLLIAYGADLNDKAYPSITSAARKGRIHEVQYLLDRGAQINAVSHVGTTALWHAAYNGDVKLAAFLIQNGMDLPSHGGRALGLAAFNGHLAFVKLLVEEGVDIDYQSFARHPDDSNTPLHSAACAGHVEVVRYLLERGADVRLKNHYGDRPYHVARFNKRHEIMELITGYEPKELHDLDKRIAELKKAKLPTAIIKDLAETRIRIELPDSKYFSYVEFCSLVEITEFQADDIKLISLLADADAYGATGMLVWIPCQKSLGSYDIEHQSLTIFRGVSWKKFFKSPGVFLDRLLDGEYEAESAV, translated from the coding sequence GTGAACCATCTTGATCAGGAACTGCTTCAAGCCATTAAAAGCGTCGATTACGATAAGGTCAAGTCCATCGTCGAGTCGGGTGTGGACTTGAATGCGCCAAGCCCCGGGGGAACTTACCTGGATTGGGCTTGGGGCGGATATCGCGAGTGGGATTTTGAGATCGTTAAGCTGCTTATTGCGTACGGCGCGGACCTTAACGACAAGGCATATCCTTCTATCACGTCCGCCGCCAGAAAAGGTCGAATTCACGAGGTTCAATATTTGCTCGATCGCGGGGCGCAGATCAATGCAGTATCCCACGTCGGAACCACGGCACTGTGGCATGCAGCCTATAATGGAGACGTGAAGCTGGCCGCATTTCTGATCCAAAATGGCATGGACCTGCCCAGCCATGGCGGCAGAGCGCTGGGGCTTGCAGCTTTTAACGGACATCTCGCATTCGTGAAGCTGCTGGTGGAGGAAGGGGTCGATATCGACTATCAATCCTTCGCGAGACATCCCGACGACTCCAATACACCGTTGCATTCTGCTGCATGCGCCGGCCATGTCGAGGTCGTTCGATATTTGCTCGAGCGCGGTGCGGATGTCCGGTTAAAAAACCACTACGGCGACAGACCCTATCACGTAGCCAGGTTTAATAAGCGTCATGAGATTATGGAGCTGATTACCGGCTACGAACCCAAGGAACTCCACGATCTCGACAAACGGATCGCAGAACTGAAGAAGGCCAAGCTGCCTACCGCCATCATTAAAGATCTAGCCGAAACGAGAATACGCATAGAACTCCCCGACTCCAAATACTTCTCCTACGTAGAGTTTTGTTCTCTCGTGGAGATTACTGAATTTCAAGCGGACGATATCAAGCTGATCAGCTTGCTGGCGGACGCAGATGCGTACGGCGCCACGGGAATGCTTGTGTGGATTCCGTGTCAGAAGAGTCTGGGCAGCTACGATATCGAGCACCAGAGCTTGACGATTTTCCGAGGGGTATCCTGGAAAAAGTTTTTTAAATCGCCGGGCGTGTTTCTGGATCGCCTGCTCGACGGGGAGTATGAAGCGGAATCGGCGGTTTGA
- a CDS encoding ATP-binding protein, whose translation MSNSYPMVKKRKIAAVVGLFLIVLTGIRLAWIGVQTNNARAVAENGQLDLSGWDPASQPILSLSGQWTFYPSRLIAPDSDGTFQSQGSSARSIKVPGSWRGAHNNSSDPLIGFGTYRLRIRLPAGGLPERELTVRVPGVSSSSALYVNGRLMGGAGRPADRASAYTASAVPYSVTFVADRDVLDLVLQVANFDDRVRGGLMEPIRLGTVQAMGRSYGLTVGSQAALVLLMAMHVLYAIALFFLGARQRQLLLFSLLGICGALTILCNEDRLLSVWFGVGFETLYKTFYLSYLCTAALLLQYVRTLLPEFRMLRYARWHLVACVLFGLFVLASPVRAFTYMLTDGIHTVLLLISFVTAPIVFYLAVRRGAPDAIYLLLGVVAVAWNLIWGIFGYSFSLDVGYYPFDMLAFFISFALYWFKRYFRNAAETVRLAERLQTADKRKDEFLVHTSHELRNPLHGMLNMAQAVLDSEERAGEAANRDRLALLVAMGKRMSFLLHDLIDLNRLREGSLSVKPSPVRLQSEVAGMLDMVRYLAAGKPIRFENRVPDALPAVMADENRLVQILFNLLHNAVKFTNEGRIWIDADVEGDQVVIRVADTGIGMDANTAKRIFEPYEQGELQPDTNAAGFGLGLAISKRLVELHGGRLTVDSTPGMGSVFRFSLPAAEAVPSDSAYSAPAALNPLLLDPVSSAAADSDSAHHEVGAARLFSEASAPAVAGTEVDAPTEAPARGDRFRILAVDDDPVNLRVLEHVLPAELYEITTTTSGTRALSLLNSGPWDLLIADVMMPDISGYEVARTARACFSASELPILLLTARYRAEDIAAGFDAQANDYIVKPVDAHELRMRVKALTDVAWAAREQKRLEAAWLQAQIQPHFLFNTLNSIAALADVDTARMRELLSVFGDYLRASFDSSNSDRLVPLENELRLVRAYLFIEKARFGDRLHAVLEAGDHLQLFVPPLSIQPLVENAVRHGVLRRHEGGTVRIRIQEIGDEIEISIEDDGVGMAPDGLPQEQLSGVPSGRRAGIGLANTDRRLRQLYGKGLLVRSRPEGGTIVSFVVPKSSGKRQLATE comes from the coding sequence TTGTCGAACTCGTATCCTATGGTGAAAAAACGAAAAATAGCAGCCGTCGTCGGGCTGTTTCTGATCGTGCTGACAGGCATTCGCCTGGCCTGGATCGGCGTTCAAACGAACAATGCGAGGGCGGTGGCCGAAAACGGCCAGCTGGATCTAAGCGGCTGGGATCCGGCATCCCAACCGATTCTTTCCCTCTCCGGCCAGTGGACGTTCTATCCGTCTCGGCTGATTGCGCCCGATTCGGACGGCACCTTCCAATCGCAAGGAAGCTCCGCCCGTTCAATCAAGGTCCCCGGCAGCTGGAGAGGTGCTCACAATAACTCGAGCGACCCGCTCATCGGCTTCGGGACCTATCGGCTTCGCATCCGGCTCCCGGCCGGCGGCTTGCCGGAGCGGGAATTGACTGTGCGCGTGCCGGGAGTCTCTTCGTCGTCGGCGCTGTACGTGAACGGTCGCTTGATGGGCGGCGCCGGCCGTCCGGCGGACCGCGCGTCCGCTTATACGGCGAGTGCCGTGCCTTATTCCGTCACGTTTGTCGCCGATCGCGACGTACTTGACCTTGTGCTTCAAGTCGCCAACTTCGACGATCGTGTCAGAGGCGGCTTGATGGAGCCCATTCGGCTCGGAACGGTCCAGGCGATGGGCCGGTCGTACGGTTTAACCGTCGGCTCGCAAGCGGCGCTGGTCCTGCTGATGGCCATGCATGTCCTGTACGCGATCGCCCTGTTTTTCCTCGGCGCCCGGCAGCGTCAGCTGCTGCTCTTTTCTTTGTTGGGGATATGCGGCGCATTAACGATCCTCTGCAACGAGGACCGCTTGCTGTCCGTCTGGTTCGGAGTCGGCTTCGAGACTTTGTATAAAACGTTCTACTTAAGCTATTTGTGCACGGCGGCGCTGCTGCTGCAATATGTAAGAACCTTACTGCCCGAGTTCAGGATGCTTCGTTATGCGCGCTGGCACCTCGTCGCATGCGTTCTCTTCGGCTTATTCGTTCTGGCGTCTCCGGTCCGGGCGTTCACCTATATGCTTACGGATGGGATACATACAGTCCTGTTGCTGATCTCATTTGTTACCGCCCCGATCGTTTTCTATCTCGCCGTCCGCAGAGGCGCGCCTGACGCCATTTATTTGCTGCTGGGCGTAGTCGCCGTCGCCTGGAATCTGATATGGGGCATATTCGGCTACTCTTTTTCGTTGGATGTCGGCTATTATCCGTTCGATATGCTGGCGTTTTTCATTTCGTTCGCGCTCTATTGGTTCAAGCGATATTTCAGAAATGCTGCCGAGACTGTCCGATTGGCGGAGCGCCTACAGACTGCCGACAAGCGCAAGGATGAATTTCTCGTTCACACGTCGCATGAGCTGCGAAACCCGCTTCACGGCATGCTGAACATGGCCCAGGCCGTACTCGACAGCGAAGAGCGGGCGGGCGAGGCGGCCAATCGGGATCGTCTCGCGCTGCTCGTCGCGATGGGCAAGCGCATGTCCTTCCTGCTGCATGACCTCATCGATCTGAATCGGCTGCGGGAGGGAAGCCTGTCGGTGAAGCCGTCGCCTGTCCGGCTGCAGTCGGAGGTTGCGGGCATGCTGGATATGGTCCGGTACCTGGCCGCGGGGAAGCCGATTCGTTTTGAGAACCGGGTGCCCGACGCGCTGCCGGCCGTAATGGCGGACGAGAACCGGTTGGTGCAGATCCTGTTCAACCTGCTGCATAACGCGGTCAAGTTCACGAACGAAGGCCGGATCTGGATCGACGCGGATGTCGAAGGAGATCAGGTGGTTATTCGCGTAGCGGATACGGGAATCGGAATGGATGCCAACACGGCGAAGCGCATCTTCGAGCCTTATGAGCAAGGCGAGCTTCAGCCGGATACGAATGCGGCGGGATTCGGACTGGGACTTGCAATCAGCAAGCGGTTGGTGGAGCTCCACGGCGGTCGCTTGACGGTCGATTCTACGCCAGGCATGGGGTCTGTCTTTCGGTTTTCGCTGCCCGCGGCGGAGGCGGTCCCTTCGGATTCGGCCTACTCCGCTCCCGCGGCTTTGAACCCTCTCCTACTTGATCCCGTCTCCTCTGCCGCGGCCGACTCGGACTCGGCGCATCACGAAGTCGGCGCGGCCCGACTGTTCTCGGAAGCGTCGGCGCCCGCGGTCGCCGGGACGGAGGTGGACGCTCCGACGGAAGCGCCCGCGCGCGGTGATCGTTTCCGCATCCTTGCCGTCGACGACGATCCGGTTAATCTGCGCGTGCTGGAGCATGTGCTCCCCGCCGAGCTCTATGAGATCACGACGACGACGAGCGGCACCCGGGCGCTGTCTCTTCTGAATTCAGGCCCCTGGGATCTGCTGATTGCGGACGTTATGATGCCGGACATCTCCGGGTACGAGGTCGCCCGCACCGCCCGTGCGTGCTTCTCCGCCTCCGAGCTGCCAATTCTGCTGCTCACAGCCCGCTACCGGGCGGAAGATATCGCGGCGGGCTTCGACGCGCAGGCCAACGACTACATCGTGAAGCCCGTCGATGCGCATGAGCTGCGGATGCGGGTGAAGGCACTCACGGATGTGGCCTGGGCCGCGCGCGAGCAGAAGCGTCTGGAGGCGGCATGGCTGCAGGCGCAGATTCAGCCCCATTTTCTGTTCAACACCCTCAATTCCATCGCTGCGCTGGCGGATGTCGATACCGCACGCATGCGCGAGCTGCTGTCGGTATTCGGCGATTACCTGAGGGCCAGCTTCGACTCCTCCAATTCGGATCGGCTCGTGCCGCTCGAGAACGAGCTTCGTCTGGTGCGGGCCTATCTGTTTATTGAAAAGGCGCGATTCGGCGACCGGCTTCACGCCGTATTGGAGGCGGGGGACCATCTTCAACTGTTCGTTCCGCCGCTGTCCATCCAGCCGTTGGTCGAAAATGCCGTTCGTCATGGCGTGCTCAGGCGGCATGAGGGAGGCACCGTCCGGATTCGGATTCAGGAGATCGGAGACGAGATTGAGATATCGATCGAAGACGACGGCGTAGGCATGGCGCCCGATGGGCTTCCGCAGGAACAGCTGTCCGGCGTGCCGTCCGGACGTCGCGCAGGCATCGGCCTGGCCAATACGGATCGCCGGTTGAGACAACTCTACGGCAAGGGCCTGCTCGTTCGCAGCCGTCCCGAAGGCGGGACGATCGTCTCCTTCGTCGTTCCCAAGTCGTCGGGCAAACGCCAGCTTGCAACGGAGTAG
- the tynA gene encoding primary-amine oxidase (catalyzes the formation of phenylacetaldehyde from 2-phenylethylamine) — MKRKKMLVIGTAVVALLATGLIPGGAWQKAEAVVVAPTAPYDPLNPLNAHEIRLATSIIKKSSYYKPDMNFDEIALEEPDKNLVWNWTLSSDAYKSKKINKLSRMASFVISEKRQIFEGVVDLDKGTIVSWKENKDGGFYFINNAQANKALEIVLKDPDYLAALKKRGITDTSKLTVYGLPVEYNDKDENAAPRRLYKYETLLNVGDGNDLAHLVNNLLVTVDIDEQKVIAVEDDGVVPVPTADQGYNRSGKTEFKEEAHPIVITQPKGAGYTIKGQEVTWGDWKFHVRMDSRRGTLISAASYNDNGTPRKVLYSGGLGGMTVPYGDASLSWYFKTYMDAGEYGLGKLARKMVVGADVPANTTLIDATLNDDAGAPYTLPKVIGVFERYADSDWTHAEYDGTAGARARTELVVRYITVIGNYDYTFDYIFQQNGNIKIDVGASGVEAAKSAFTAKVDSSVDEYVDESNDEIRNGTLVAPNTVAVYHQHIYNFRLDMDVDGQTNTAMELQPVTVAAKNDKYRKSEMVLEQKTYRTELEAAQKFDPDKVVLLTNSASKNKAGYVSGYQIIANAGGTHPFAEEPLFTADDELMQRAGYMKKHIWVTPYKKDEIYPEGKYVTNNAKDTGLGAWTQQNRDIYEKDDVVWVTTGTTHIPRSEEWPMMSTEWVSMLLKPFNFLDSTPTLDLPKPKSSDY; from the coding sequence ATGAAAAGAAAAAAGATGCTCGTAATCGGGACTGCGGTCGTCGCGCTTCTGGCGACGGGGCTCATCCCGGGCGGCGCTTGGCAGAAGGCCGAAGCCGTGGTCGTCGCTCCGACAGCGCCTTATGATCCGCTGAATCCGCTTAACGCCCACGAGATTCGGCTGGCGACCAGCATTATCAAGAAAAGTTCTTATTATAAGCCGGACATGAACTTCGACGAGATCGCGCTGGAAGAGCCGGACAAAAATCTCGTATGGAATTGGACGCTGTCCAGCGATGCCTATAAGAGCAAAAAGATCAACAAACTTTCTCGCATGGCGTCCTTCGTCATCTCGGAGAAGCGTCAGATCTTCGAGGGCGTCGTCGATCTCGACAAGGGAACGATCGTATCCTGGAAGGAAAACAAGGACGGCGGCTTCTACTTCATTAACAACGCCCAAGCGAACAAAGCGCTCGAGATCGTGCTCAAGGATCCCGATTATCTTGCTGCGCTTAAGAAGCGCGGCATCACCGATACGTCGAAGCTCACCGTGTACGGGCTGCCTGTCGAATACAACGACAAGGACGAGAATGCAGCGCCGAGACGGCTGTATAAATACGAGACCTTGCTTAACGTCGGCGACGGCAACGACCTGGCGCACCTGGTGAACAATCTGCTCGTGACGGTAGACATCGACGAACAGAAGGTCATCGCAGTAGAAGACGACGGCGTCGTCCCGGTGCCGACCGCGGATCAGGGCTATAATCGATCGGGCAAGACGGAGTTCAAGGAAGAAGCTCACCCGATCGTAATTACGCAGCCGAAAGGCGCCGGCTACACGATCAAGGGTCAGGAAGTGACGTGGGGAGACTGGAAGTTTCACGTCCGCATGGACTCTCGCCGGGGGACACTCATCTCGGCGGCGAGCTACAACGACAACGGCACGCCCCGCAAGGTTCTATACAGCGGCGGGCTCGGCGGCATGACGGTGCCTTACGGCGATGCGTCGCTTAGCTGGTACTTCAAGACTTACATGGATGCGGGGGAATACGGCCTGGGCAAGCTCGCGCGGAAGATGGTCGTCGGCGCGGACGTTCCTGCCAATACGACGCTGATCGACGCGACGCTCAACGACGACGCAGGCGCCCCTTATACGCTTCCGAAGGTGATCGGCGTATTCGAGCGCTACGCGGATTCCGACTGGACGCACGCCGAGTATGACGGCACGGCCGGCGCCCGCGCCCGCACCGAATTGGTCGTCCGTTACATCACCGTTATCGGCAATTACGACTACACCTTCGATTATATTTTCCAACAGAACGGCAATATCAAGATCGATGTCGGGGCTTCCGGTGTCGAAGCGGCGAAGTCGGCCTTCACGGCCAAGGTGGACAGCTCGGTAGACGAATACGTGGACGAGAGCAACGACGAGATTCGCAACGGTACGCTGGTCGCGCCGAATACGGTAGCCGTCTATCACCAGCACATCTACAACTTCCGCCTGGACATGGACGTGGACGGACAGACGAATACGGCGATGGAGCTGCAGCCGGTGACGGTCGCGGCCAAGAACGACAAGTACCGGAAAAGCGAGATGGTGTTGGAGCAGAAGACATATCGTACGGAACTGGAAGCCGCGCAGAAGTTCGATCCCGACAAGGTGGTGCTGCTCACCAACTCGGCCTCCAAGAACAAGGCTGGTTACGTATCGGGCTATCAGATTATCGCCAACGCCGGAGGCACGCACCCTTTCGCCGAAGAACCGCTATTCACCGCGGACGACGAGCTGATGCAGCGCGCGGGCTACATGAAAAAGCACATCTGGGTGACGCCATACAAGAAGGACGAGATTTATCCGGAAGGCAAGTATGTCACCAACAACGCCAAGGACACCGGACTTGGGGCTTGGACGCAGCAGAATCGCGATATCTACGAAAAGGACGACGTCGTCTGGGTGACGACCGGCACGACGCACATTCCGCGCTCCGAAGAATGGCCGATGATGTCGACGGAGTGGGTATCGATGCTGCTCAAGCCGTTCAACTTCCTGGATTCGACGCCGACGCTGGATCTGCCGAAGCCGAAGAGCTCCGATTATTAA
- a CDS encoding winged helix-turn-helix domain-containing protein — translation MPGETILLADDEADIGEILGLFLQTEGYRMKQAFSGAETVALVKELSPQLIVLDVLLPDTDGYELCKQLRMFTKAPILFLSCKDNELDRIIGLSVGGDDYIGKPFSPNEVLARIKAHLRRSKMYQGDDANKADQPRMVVSRSLKVDLKSHDVFVDGRPVELSVKEFQLLVCFMNHPRQVLTSEQLLRNVWGHKAETDSKTLHVHIGTLRKKIEADPAHPKHIVTLRGAGYKFCDEAEAV, via the coding sequence ATGCCGGGAGAAACGATATTGCTGGCGGACGACGAAGCGGACATTGGCGAGATTCTCGGGCTGTTCCTCCAAACGGAAGGATACCGGATGAAGCAAGCCTTCAGCGGCGCCGAAACGGTCGCGCTCGTCAAGGAACTGTCGCCCCAATTGATCGTGCTCGACGTACTCCTTCCGGATACGGACGGCTATGAGCTCTGCAAGCAATTGCGCATGTTCACCAAGGCGCCGATCCTGTTCTTAAGCTGCAAGGACAACGAGCTGGACCGTATTATCGGCCTTAGCGTCGGCGGCGACGATTATATCGGCAAGCCGTTCAGTCCGAACGAGGTGCTTGCCCGGATCAAGGCCCATCTTCGCCGCTCGAAAATGTATCAAGGGGACGACGCGAACAAGGCCGACCAGCCTCGGATGGTCGTTTCCCGTTCACTGAAGGTCGACTTGAAGTCGCACGACGTCTTCGTGGACGGGCGGCCTGTCGAGCTGTCCGTCAAGGAGTTTCAACTGCTCGTCTGCTTCATGAATCATCCGCGTCAGGTGCTCACCAGCGAACAGCTGCTCCGCAACGTATGGGGGCACAAGGCAGAGACCGACTCCAAGACGCTGCACGTTCATATCGGCACGCTGCGCAAAAAAATAGAGGCGGATCCCGCCCACCCGAAGCATATCGTCACCTTGCGCGGCGCCGGCTACAAGTTCTGCGATGAAGCTGAAGCGGTATAA